A region of Ignavibacteriota bacterium DNA encodes the following proteins:
- a CDS encoding DUF3108 domain-containing protein, protein MEISKKILFLSLSVVIFVLTLLLTMTLESQDDVSKKTFRYVPNEAFGFGEKLNYSVGYKFITAGTGHFHIQPEPVYRNGRKCYDVRFMVKSLESLDWLYMVRDQYRTILDVNGIFPWEFEQKIREGGYKRDAKAYFDQANNTAKTNKKTIFTPEYVHDIVSAFFYVRTLDIGNFPKDSTFFMPNFVDDTTYTLGVKIRGKQTVKVDAGEFNCIVIEPLVVQGGLFKADGTILVWVSDDERKIPVKVATKIPIGYVEAKLTSYSGLRGKLDSKIN, encoded by the coding sequence ATGGAAATTAGTAAAAAAATATTGTTTCTTTCTCTAAGCGTGGTAATTTTCGTTTTGACTTTGCTTTTGACAATGACTCTGGAATCACAGGATGATGTCAGCAAAAAAACATTCAGATACGTACCTAATGAAGCCTTTGGGTTTGGAGAGAAGCTAAACTACAGCGTCGGTTATAAATTTATAACTGCAGGCACCGGACATTTTCATATTCAGCCTGAACCGGTTTACAGAAATGGTAGAAAGTGCTATGATGTAAGATTTATGGTAAAATCTCTCGAAAGTCTTGATTGGCTTTATATGGTGCGTGACCAATATCGGACAATACTTGATGTTAATGGCATCTTTCCATGGGAATTTGAACAGAAGATTCGTGAAGGTGGCTACAAACGTGATGCAAAAGCTTATTTCGACCAGGCAAATAATACGGCGAAAACAAATAAAAAAACAATTTTTACTCCTGAATATGTCCATGACATAGTTTCAGCATTCTTTTATGTTCGCACTTTGGATATTGGTAATTTTCCAAAAGATTCTACTTTTTTTATGCCAAATTTTGTAGATGATACAACTTATACTCTTGGTGTAAAAATCAGAGGAAAACAAACTGTGAAAGTAGATGCAGGGGAGTTCAATTGTATAGTAATTGAACCGCTTGTAGTGCAGGGCGGTCTTTTCAAAGCTGATGGCACGATACTTGTTTGGGTATCAGATGACGAGAGGAAAATTCCTGTTAAAGTTGCTACGAAGATTCCTATAGGATATGTTGAAGCAAAGCTTACAAGTTACTCTGGTCTTAGAGGCAAGTTAGATTCAAAAATAAATTAG
- a CDS encoding outer membrane lipoprotein carrier protein LolA translates to MLKLILNIAILVIFAKISLFSQMDKDKLFENIKTKYSNLNSLSLNFVLNENSAIKGELIAKKGNKYVLSVSGRKIYCDGETIWNYVPENKNVLISNFESHGETASIERILFEFTNNFVPLKLYKNQTTYGKSVHTLELVPGSEQQDDITMIKLDMNTDTHDIYQISIIRNYAEESWRISNLKINPKIADNQFNFVPKDDVELIDLR, encoded by the coding sequence ATGTTAAAATTAATATTAAATATCGCAATCTTGGTAATATTTGCCAAGATTTCATTGTTTTCACAAATGGATAAGGATAAGTTGTTTGAAAATATTAAAACTAAGTATTCAAACTTAAATTCATTATCCTTAAACTTTGTTCTGAATGAGAATTCAGCTATCAAGGGTGAACTCATTGCAAAAAAAGGGAATAAGTATGTTTTATCTGTTTCAGGAAGGAAAATTTATTGCGATGGTGAAACTATTTGGAATTATGTTCCTGAAAATAAAAATGTGTTAATCAGTAATTTTGAATCACACGGTGAAACTGCTTCAATTGAGAGGATACTTTTTGAGTTCACTAATAATTTTGTTCCACTTAAATTATATAAAAATCAAACCACTTACGGTAAATCAGTTCATACTTTGGAACTTGTTCCAGGTAGTGAACAGCAGGACGATATAACCATGATTAAACTTGATATGAATACAGATACTCACGATATTTATCAAATCAGCATTATTCGTAATTATGCTGAAGAAAGCTGGAGAATCTCAAATCTAAAGATTAACCCTAAAATTGCCGATAATCAATTTAATTTCGTACCTAAAGATGATGTTGAATTAATTGACCTGAGATAA
- a CDS encoding 4-phosphoerythronate dehydrogenase: MIVFGDENIVLLREILSPYCEYHTFAGRQLKNIDLINSKCDILFTRSQTLINSELLENTNIKLVATATSGIDHVDLKYITQRNIPFYSALGSNSNSVAEYVVFSILKWGIENNIDLNEVTIGIVGYGNIGSKVAFYSALLGLNILVNDPPLSNSGFQFPDYTQYMELDELIAKCNILTNHVPLTHGSKYNTFKLFNYDNLKNINNDSLIIHASRGGIIDEEALLKLKGEKNITLVIDVWDNEPLFNEELAEKSYIATPHIAGHTHNGKLNGTLMMVDAFEKHTLTDIDKSLIVNELSKSNLLNITDFIKRYDLYNHLVFTRQIMSDDMKFRKLFGQSNNHKTIGFDFLRKNYPIRYESLRAAI, encoded by the coding sequence ATGATAGTTTTTGGTGATGAAAATATCGTTCTTCTTAGAGAAATTTTATCTCCTTACTGCGAGTATCATACGTTTGCAGGCAGGCAACTGAAAAATATTGACTTAATTAATTCTAAATGCGATATACTCTTTACTCGCTCGCAAACATTGATAAACTCTGAACTTCTTGAAAATACTAATATTAAGCTTGTTGCTACAGCAACTTCAGGAATTGACCATGTGGATTTGAAATATATCACACAAAGGAACATTCCATTTTACTCTGCATTAGGAAGTAATTCAAATTCAGTCGCTGAATATGTTGTATTTTCAATCCTTAAATGGGGAATTGAGAATAACATTGACCTTAATGAAGTCACAATTGGAATAGTCGGATATGGTAATATCGGTTCAAAAGTAGCATTTTATTCAGCATTACTTGGTTTGAATATTCTTGTGAATGACCCACCACTGAGTAACTCAGGTTTTCAATTTCCGGATTATACACAGTATATGGAGCTTGATGAATTAATTGCAAAATGTAATATACTGACTAACCACGTACCACTTACTCACGGCTCTAAGTATAATACTTTTAAATTATTTAATTACGATAATTTAAAAAATATTAACAATGATAGTTTAATTATTCATGCATCGCGTGGTGGAATTATTGACGAGGAAGCTTTATTGAAATTGAAAGGCGAAAAGAATATCACACTCGTAATTGACGTGTGGGATAATGAGCCGCTTTTCAACGAAGAATTAGCTGAAAAATCTTACATTGCAACACCACATATTGCAGGACATACACATAACGGCAAACTTAATGGCACTTTAATGATGGTTGATGCATTTGAAAAACATACTTTAACTGATATCGACAAATCATTAATAGTAAATGAATTAAGCAAATCCAATTTGTTAAATATTACAGACTTTATCAAACGATATGATTTGTATAATCACCTTGTATTCACACGTCAAATAATGAGTGACGATATGAAATTCCGAAAATTATTCGGTCAATCTAATAATCATAAGACTATAGGTTTTGACTTTCTAAGAAAGAATTATCCAATTAGATATGAATCACTTAGAGCCGCCATTTAA
- a CDS encoding SDR family oxidoreductase, with protein MKNVLIFGATSAIAQETAKQFAVSGYNLALAARSHTKTLAVIEDIRTNYPLANAKFYQFDALEYDKHSEIIQNVVNDFGNIDIVMIAHGTLTDNVDTRQNFELFHKSFENNAISVFSISELVAEYFKDQKKGSLVVISSVAGDRGRQSNYVYGAAKGAVSIYLQGLRNRLSKSNVNVITVKPGFVDTPMTAHLPKNFLFAKPADIAKGIIDAIDNQKNVVYLPFFWKFIMLIIKLIPESIFKRLSL; from the coding sequence ATGAAAAACGTTTTAATATTTGGAGCTACTTCGGCAATTGCTCAAGAAACCGCAAAGCAATTTGCTGTTTCAGGGTATAACTTAGCACTCGCAGCAAGAAGTCATACAAAAACTTTAGCCGTTATTGAGGATATTCGAACTAACTATCCACTGGCAAATGCTAAGTTTTATCAGTTTGACGCATTGGAATATGATAAACATTCGGAAATTATTCAAAATGTTGTAAATGATTTTGGTAATATTGATATTGTTATGATTGCTCACGGAACTCTAACAGATAATGTTGATACTCGACAAAATTTCGAATTATTTCATAAGTCATTTGAAAATAATGCAATATCAGTATTTTCAATTTCAGAATTAGTTGCTGAGTATTTTAAGGACCAGAAAAAAGGCTCTCTTGTAGTAATATCGTCAGTTGCCGGTGACAGAGGAAGGCAAAGCAACTATGTTTACGGAGCAGCTAAAGGTGCTGTCTCTATTTATTTGCAAGGACTTAGAAACAGGCTATCAAAAAGCAATGTGAATGTAATTACTGTTAAACCCGGTTTTGTAGATACTCCGATGACGGCACATTTACCTAAAAATTTCCTCTTTGCAAAACCAGCTGATATTGCTAAAGGAATTATTGATGCTATAGACAATCAAAAAAATGTCGTATATCTACCATTTTTCTGGAAATTTATAATGTTGATTATTAAATTAATACCTGAAAGCATTTTCAAAAGGTTAAGCTTATAA
- a CDS encoding FAD-binding oxidoreductase translates to MIDSIESFGRYPKVHHKKNDYLFWRNENPDFSDENSFLPFGLGKSYGDSCLNPDNNLISINYLNKFISFDDKNGILEVESGVTLEQCIAFLIPRGWFLPVTPGTKLITIGGAIANDVHGKNHHVAGTFGCHIISFELLRSDLSRTYCSREQNTELFNATIGGLGLTGIITKVKFQCTRCNGPMIDSENIKFRSFEEFFEVNAGSSDYEFTVAWVNTNSDGSGILSRGNFADANLQPEKYDYVSKSLPFPVDYDFINPLSVAAFNFLYYTKQLEDRQRLIIDYNPFFYPLDAVNGWNKAYGKRGFLQYQFVIPFENGLENLKSIFKIITAGGNSSFLTVLKTFGGIKSPGMLSFPKPGITMAIDFKMTGQKILDILDLSDKIVRDAGGILYPAKDARMSGEDFRYFYPQWKEFKQYIDPKFSSGFWRRVTGDSK, encoded by the coding sequence ATGATTGACAGTATCGAATCTTTTGGAAGATATCCAAAAGTACATCACAAAAAAAATGACTATTTATTTTGGAGAAATGAGAATCCTGATTTTTCAGATGAAAATTCATTTCTGCCTTTTGGACTTGGAAAAAGTTACGGTGACAGTTGCCTTAATCCCGATAATAATTTGATTAGTATCAATTACTTAAATAAATTCATATCCTTTGATGATAAAAACGGAATTCTTGAAGTAGAATCCGGTGTTACTCTTGAACAATGCATTGCATTTCTGATTCCACGCGGTTGGTTTTTGCCCGTAACTCCGGGCACTAAGCTCATTACTATCGGAGGTGCCATTGCCAACGATGTCCATGGCAAGAATCATCACGTGGCGGGGACTTTTGGCTGTCACATCATAAGTTTTGAGTTACTTCGTTCAGATTTGAGCAGAACATATTGTAGCAGAGAGCAAAATACAGAGTTATTCAATGCTACAATTGGCGGACTTGGGCTGACGGGAATCATTACAAAAGTGAAATTTCAATGCACAAGGTGCAATGGTCCTATGATTGATTCGGAAAATATAAAGTTTCGCTCATTTGAGGAATTTTTTGAAGTAAATGCTGGTTCATCTGATTATGAATTTACGGTTGCGTGGGTCAATACAAATTCTGACGGCAGCGGAATACTTTCACGTGGAAATTTTGCCGATGCGAATTTACAGCCGGAGAAGTATGATTATGTCAGTAAATCTCTGCCATTTCCGGTTGATTATGATTTTATAAATCCTTTGAGTGTTGCCGCATTCAATTTTCTGTATTATACAAAGCAGTTGGAAGACCGGCAGCGGCTGATAATTGATTACAATCCATTTTTCTATCCTTTAGATGCAGTAAATGGCTGGAATAAAGCTTATGGCAAACGCGGATTTCTGCAATATCAGTTTGTTATTCCTTTTGAAAATGGTTTGGAAAATCTGAAATCTATTTTTAAAATAATTACTGCCGGTGGAAACTCTTCATTTCTGACTGTGCTAAAGACATTCGGAGGAATTAAGTCTCCGGGAATGTTATCATTTCCCAAACCCGGAATTACGATGGCAATTGACTTTAAAATGACCGGACAAAAAATATTGGATATATTAGATTTATCGGATAAAATTGTAAGAGATGCAGGTGGAATTCTATACCCTGCTAAAGATGCCAGAATGTCAGGAGAGGATTTCAGATACTTTTATCCACAGTGGAAAGAATTTAAACAATATATTGACCCAAAATTTTCTTCAGGGTTCTGGAGAAGAGTTACAGGAGATTCAAAATGA
- a CDS encoding UbiA family prenyltransferase, with translation MKNDDINIPLCVDLDGTLLKTDLLYESVIYLLKKNFFYIFILPFWLAKGRYFLKFKLLEFITPNITSMPFHQDVLDYVINEKSNGRRIVLVTATAEPLAIKAAEHFDVFDEVIASKDGINLVGQNKAARLVELFGEKGFDYAGDSYKDLFVWAKSRNSMVVSDNENLLNEAEKASNVSKKFIFKRDKFKIFIKQIRVHQWVKNLLIFMPPLLAHKTGFDDYFNVIWAFLSFSFVASGIYVINDLADIESDRNHDGKKNRPAASGNISILTCLKIIPVMILSGYLMSIMALGINFTMILVAYTIITVLYSFRLKKIYLLDIIILSLLYTSRLIAGGVATGTEISPWLFSFSMFVFLSLGAMKRYTELKGLIESNKTKTRGRDYYVEDIPLISMIGISAGIVSTLVFTLYIDNPDVIKLYNSPFYLYLITPVVLYWILRMWFIAHRGMMNDDPIVFGLKDKASYIVAAIIFLIALGATL, from the coding sequence TTGAAAAATGATGATATAAATATTCCATTATGTGTGGATTTGGATGGAACTCTGCTCAAAACCGACCTGCTTTATGAGTCGGTAATATATTTATTAAAGAAAAATTTCTTTTATATTTTTATCTTGCCCTTCTGGCTTGCAAAAGGCAGATATTTCCTGAAATTTAAACTGCTTGAGTTTATAACTCCAAATATTACTTCAATGCCATTTCATCAGGATGTTTTGGATTATGTCATCAATGAAAAATCAAATGGCAGAAGAATTGTATTAGTTACAGCCACTGCTGAGCCATTAGCAATCAAAGCCGCAGAACATTTTGATGTATTTGATGAAGTTATTGCAAGTAAAGACGGTATTAATCTTGTTGGTCAGAATAAAGCTGCCCGCTTGGTTGAACTATTTGGAGAAAAGGGATTTGATTATGCAGGAGATTCATACAAAGATTTATTTGTTTGGGCAAAATCCCGAAATTCAATGGTTGTAAGCGACAATGAAAATCTACTGAACGAGGCTGAAAAAGCATCAAATGTTTCAAAGAAGTTTATATTCAAAAGAGATAAATTCAAAATTTTCATAAAACAAATCAGGGTTCATCAGTGGGTCAAAAATTTGTTGATATTTATGCCGCCATTACTCGCTCATAAAACAGGATTTGATGATTATTTCAATGTTATTTGGGCATTTTTGTCATTTAGTTTTGTAGCCTCGGGAATTTATGTTATCAATGACCTGGCAGATATTGAGTCGGACAGAAACCACGATGGCAAGAAAAATCGTCCTGCCGCATCAGGGAATATCAGCATACTAACTTGTTTAAAAATAATACCTGTAATGATTTTGTCAGGGTATTTAATGTCAATAATGGCTCTTGGAATCAATTTCACTATGATTTTGGTAGCATATACAATAATAACAGTGCTATATTCATTCAGGCTTAAGAAAATTTATCTGCTTGATATTATCATTCTTTCGCTACTTTACACTTCAAGATTGATAGCCGGTGGCGTGGCAACCGGTACTGAGATTTCCCCATGGTTGTTTAGTTTTTCGATGTTCGTCTTCCTGTCGCTGGGTGCTATGAAGCGCTATACGGAGCTAAAAGGCTTAATAGAATCTAATAAGACAAAGACTCGCGGTCGCGATTACTATGTGGAGGATATTCCGCTGATTAGTATGATTGGTATATCAGCCGGAATTGTTTCCACACTCGTTTTCACACTATACATTGATAATCCCGATGTGATTAAGCTCTATAACAGCCCATTTTATCTATATTTGATAACTCCTGTTGTGTTATACTGGATACTCAGAATGTGGTTTATAGCCCATCGCGGTATGATGAATGATGACCCGATAGTCTTTGGATTAAAAGATAAAGCCAGCTATATCGTTGCTGCAATCATATTCCTTATAGCACTGGGAGCTACATTATGA
- a CDS encoding T9SS type A sorting domain-containing protein, with the protein MVDKVQIFDMLGLEVLSVGIGLDLSTQKIDVSHLPTGVYFIRIGNKVEKFVKM; encoded by the coding sequence ATGGTTGATAAAGTGCAGATATTCGATATGCTTGGATTAGAGGTTTTATCTGTAGGGATAGGGCTTGACCTGTCCACACAGAAAATTGATGTATCTCACCTGCCGACGGGAGTGTATTTCATCCGTATTGGCAATAAGGTTGAGAAGTTTGTGAAGATGTAA